A genomic region of Ignavibacteria bacterium contains the following coding sequences:
- a CDS encoding TolC family protein, which yields MKLKLVAIFLFQFNLYAFSQSLDSLLNEALFKNPILKSSQLIVEAKKNKVIQNSALPSPVLSFEINQFNFDRANILGNSLSNTISLSQMIPLGGKINAMQRVSMSELLLSRNKLDEIQNDLLTKIKVKYFELWKLENEIMIQKENQEELRRLQNSLDLLYQINRTNQSDLILIQSEIAKGEVELINLERKRNSLIKEINFLIGRENLEQEIFTDKKIKLPAINFTIEQFDSLIFSLNPELKSMQSMIEMNKNEIKATEKELIPDLMISGMIMRMPKGMILTTKYPLPMDGSREEIMFGLMTSINLPFAPWSKKKFTYKIEELENTIKSIEYEKTNMINQMRKEVQNLLLTINSNKDLIQLYEQKVIPSYDNVFNAQLIEFETGRVSINSIIEINRMRLMEKMKYYMLVSEYLMSFAELEKITGQNLHKENLR from the coding sequence ATGAAATTAAAACTTGTGGCGATATTTCTATTTCAATTTAACCTTTATGCTTTTTCACAGAGTCTTGATTCATTGCTGAATGAAGCATTATTTAAAAATCCAATACTTAAATCATCTCAATTAATTGTTGAAGCAAAGAAAAACAAGGTCATTCAAAATTCAGCTTTGCCATCACCTGTACTCAGTTTTGAGATTAATCAATTTAATTTTGATAGAGCAAACATACTAGGTAATTCATTATCAAATACAATTTCATTATCTCAGATGATACCTCTCGGTGGAAAAATAAATGCAATGCAAAGAGTCTCAATGAGTGAATTGTTATTGAGCAGAAATAAATTAGATGAGATTCAGAATGACTTACTTACAAAAATTAAGGTGAAATACTTTGAGTTATGGAAACTTGAAAATGAAATAATGATTCAGAAAGAAAACCAGGAAGAACTGAGAAGACTTCAGAATTCACTTGATCTTTTATATCAAATAAACAGGACAAATCAGTCGGATCTCATTCTTATTCAAAGTGAAATTGCCAAAGGGGAAGTTGAACTAATCAATCTAGAACGTAAGAGAAACTCATTAATCAAGGAAATAAATTTTCTGATCGGAAGAGAAAATCTTGAGCAAGAAATTTTTACGGACAAAAAAATAAAGTTACCTGCAATAAACTTCACCATCGAACAATTTGATAGTTTAATCTTCAGTCTTAACCCTGAATTAAAATCAATGCAATCTATGATTGAGATGAATAAGAACGAAATAAAAGCGACGGAAAAAGAATTAATCCCTGATCTGATGATCAGCGGGATGATAATGAGAATGCCGAAGGGAATGATTTTAACAACAAAATATCCCTTGCCTATGGATGGAAGCCGGGAAGAAATAATGTTTGGATTAATGACATCAATCAATTTGCCTTTTGCCCCATGGTCAAAGAAAAAGTTCACTTATAAAATTGAAGAACTTGAGAATACAATAAAATCGATTGAATATGAAAAGACAAATATGATTAATCAAATGAGAAAAGAAGTGCAAAATCTTTTACTCACAATTAATTCAAACAAGGACTTGATTCAACTTTATGAACAAAAAGTAATTCCTTCTTATGATAATGTATTTAATGCGCAATTAATTGAATTCGAAACAGGAAGAGTTTCTATCAATTCAATTATTGAGATAAATCGAATGAGATTGATGGAAAAAATGAAATACTATATGCTTGTCTCTGAGTATTTAATGTCTTTTGCAGAATTAGAAAAAATAACAGGTCAAAATTTACATAAGGAGAATTTGAGATGA
- a CDS encoding TIGR02757 family protein — translation MSKVKLTKKFLENLYSKYNRKNSADDPVWNVLIQQDKTDQEILAFISALYAFGNIKQINKTLSKILNIFLPSALNRILDLDYISYLERNLEINHRFLFHSEFIGLMKTLNKVYAEYGSLKKLFLKHYSSEDKNLKTAIIFFSRYLRNEMQSLGTKSRKIKFLFPSPENRSACKRINLFLRWMVRKDNVDLGLWNEIRTSQLIIPLDTHIYQIAKHYDLTRLKSPSWNMAVEITENLKKFDAEDPVKYDFALSHLKIK, via the coding sequence GTGTCTAAAGTAAAGTTAACGAAAAAATTTTTAGAAAATCTTTACTCAAAATATAATCGAAAAAATTCAGCCGATGATCCTGTCTGGAATGTTTTAATTCAGCAAGATAAAACTGATCAGGAAATTTTAGCATTCATATCTGCATTATATGCTTTCGGGAATATAAAGCAAATCAACAAAACTCTCTCAAAAATTCTGAACATCTTTTTACCTTCAGCTCTTAACAGAATTCTTGACCTTGATTATATTTCTTACTTGGAAAGAAATCTTGAAATTAATCACCGCTTCTTATTTCATTCCGAGTTTATTGGTTTAATGAAAACTTTAAATAAGGTTTATGCTGAATATGGTTCGCTTAAAAAATTATTTCTTAAACATTATAGTAGTGAAGATAAGAACTTAAAAACAGCGATCATTTTTTTCTCAAGATACCTCAGGAATGAAATGCAAAGTCTTGGTACCAAATCAAGAAAAATAAAATTTCTTTTCCCATCACCAGAGAATAGAAGTGCCTGTAAAAGAATAAATTTATTTTTAAGATGGATGGTCAGGAAAGATAATGTTGATTTAGGTTTATGGAATGAGATAAGAACTTCTCAATTAATAATTCCACTCGATACACATATTTACCAAATAGCTAAGCATTATGATTTGACAAGATTAAAAAGTCCATCCTGGAATATGGCTGTTGAGATTACAGAAAACTTAAAAAAGTTTGACGCAGAAGACCCAGTTAAATATGATTTCGCATTATCGCATTTGAAGATTAAGTGA
- a CDS encoding T9SS type A sorting domain-containing protein: protein MIFIICLLLVFGAEVFSQSFQNTGVKNFLLYPSSISQTEPVVVRHPHDRNTLFVSANTIKFLPFFVSEGVYVSTNAGLNWFGSDTCKGEYINFHGGDPAVAIDKNGTFILTRLGRSPFVGLYVHYSTDFGKTWSFQNAINDHDLERAILASDVFPNSPFYGRTYSVWVRFNPPYALYFSYSDDGGITWSQPRQINNPTQRCAGGDIVIGKNGEVYLTWAVVAASSPFQEQFIGFAKSTDGGATWQVTEKAFAVNGIQGQLPEKQNIRVNGQPKIAIDTIGGERDGWIYIVTTQKNFGAAGRDPDVILYRSTDKGLSWQGPIRVNQDQLNNGKIQYFPALTIDQYGAINILYYDDRNTTSDSTGVFLSRSTDGGNSFVDYQISDHNFKPEAIGGLGQGYQGDLIALTSIDNYLIPIWMDNSTGNYQLWTARVNINQLLDVERETQTKTIKNFYLAQNFPNPFNSQTNIEFEIPEDDFVRLEIFNLLGQKIKTLVNDYLKKGHYQTVFNADKLPSGIYIYKLQSSSKELIKKMIYLK, encoded by the coding sequence ATGATTTTTATTATTTGTCTTCTTTTAGTTTTTGGTGCTGAAGTATTTTCTCAATCCTTTCAAAACACGGGGGTGAAGAATTTTCTTCTTTACCCCTCTTCTATTTCTCAAACAGAACCTGTTGTAGTTCGTCATCCTCACGATAGAAATACTTTATTTGTTTCAGCGAATACAATTAAATTCCTTCCATTTTTTGTTTCTGAAGGTGTATATGTTTCAACAAATGCGGGATTGAATTGGTTTGGTTCAGATACATGCAAAGGTGAATACATAAATTTTCATGGTGGTGATCCTGCAGTTGCTATCGATAAAAATGGAACATTTATCTTGACAAGGTTAGGTCGTTCACCATTTGTTGGTCTTTATGTACATTATTCAACAGATTTTGGAAAAACCTGGTCATTTCAGAATGCAATAAATGATCATGACCTAGAAAGAGCAATTCTTGCATCAGACGTTTTCCCTAACAGTCCATTTTATGGAAGAACATATTCAGTGTGGGTTCGATTTAATCCGCCGTATGCTCTTTACTTTTCATATAGTGATGACGGTGGAATAACCTGGTCACAGCCGAGACAAATTAATAATCCTACTCAACGATGTGCTGGCGGAGATATTGTTATTGGCAAAAATGGTGAAGTCTATCTGACTTGGGCGGTTGTTGCTGCTAGTTCTCCATTTCAAGAACAATTCATAGGATTTGCAAAGTCAACAGATGGCGGTGCAACATGGCAAGTCACTGAAAAAGCTTTTGCAGTTAATGGAATTCAAGGACAATTACCGGAAAAACAAAATATTCGAGTAAATGGACAACCCAAAATTGCAATTGATACAATAGGTGGTGAGCGAGACGGATGGATTTATATTGTTACCACTCAAAAAAATTTTGGTGCTGCAGGTAGAGATCCTGATGTGATTTTATATCGTTCAACAGATAAAGGTTTAAGCTGGCAAGGACCAATCAGAGTAAATCAAGATCAATTAAATAATGGAAAAATACAGTACTTCCCAGCTTTAACAATAGATCAATATGGCGCAATTAATATTCTTTATTATGATGATAGAAACACAACATCAGACTCAACTGGAGTTTTTCTTTCAAGATCAACTGATGGCGGTAATTCTTTTGTTGATTACCAAATTAGTGATCATAATTTCAAACCTGAAGCAATTGGTGGACTTGGACAGGGATATCAAGGAGATTTGATTGCTTTAACATCAATTGATAATTACTTAATTCCTATCTGGATGGATAACTCGACAGGTAACTACCAACTCTGGACTGCACGGGTTAATATAAATCAATTACTTGATGTTGAGAGAGAAACTCAAACGAAAACGATAAAGAATTTTTATCTTGCTCAAAATTTTCCAAATCCTTTCAATTCTCAAACAAACATTGAATTTGAAATACCTGAAGATGATTTTGTTCGTTTAGAAATTTTTAATTTACTAGGTCAAAAAATAAAAACCCTCGTAAATGATTATCTTAAAAAGGGACACTACCAGACTGTTTTTAATGCAGATAAATTACCTTCGGGAATTTATATTTATAAACTTCAAAGCTCAAGCAAAGAATTAATAAAAAAGATGATTTATCTAAAATAG
- a CDS encoding pyridoxine 5'-phosphate synthase → MRLCINIDHVATLRQARGEFEPDPVTAALICELAGADGIVCHLREDRRHINDRDVYLLRELVKTKLDLEMSMDPQIVSIACKVRPDLATLVPERRQELTTEGGLDVVKYFDRVVDVVKELHSNKIEVSLFVDPVKEQIEAAAEANADMIEIHTGFYANTISEEEALEELEKIREAAKFGKSLNLGVNAGHGLNYLNIIPFREIKEIDEVSIGHSIIARAVFVGLENAVREMVRLVKGV, encoded by the coding sequence ATGCGGCTTTGTATTAATATTGACCACGTTGCAACTCTACGTCAGGCAAGGGGAGAATTTGAACCAGATCCAGTTACTGCTGCGTTGATTTGTGAACTTGCAGGTGCTGATGGAATTGTCTGTCATTTAAGGGAAGATAGAAGACACATTAATGATCGTGATGTTTATCTTTTACGAGAACTTGTAAAAACAAAACTTGACCTCGAAATGTCGATGGACCCTCAGATTGTATCGATTGCATGTAAAGTAAGACCAGATCTGGCAACTTTAGTTCCTGAGCGCAGACAGGAACTTACTACCGAAGGTGGACTTGATGTCGTTAAATATTTTGATAGAGTTGTTGATGTTGTAAAAGAACTTCATTCAAACAAAATTGAAGTAAGTTTATTTGTCGATCCAGTTAAAGAACAAATCGAAGCTGCTGCTGAAGCTAATGCTGATATGATTGAGATTCATACAGGATTTTATGCAAATACAATAAGTGAAGAAGAAGCCTTAGAAGAACTTGAAAAAATCCGAGAAGCTGCAAAATTTGGAAAAAGTCTAAATCTCGGTGTAAATGCTGGTCACGGCTTAAATTATCTAAATATTATTCCTTTTAGAGAAATTAAAGAAATTGATGAAGTAAGCATCGGGCATTCAATTATTGCACGTGCTGTTTTCGTGGGATTAGAAAATGCTGTAAGAGAAATGGTAAGATTGGTTAAAGGTGTCTAA
- a CDS encoding efflux RND transporter permease subunit, with amino-acid sequence MIEKIIEWSSQNRFLVILFYLLIVGFGIYSVANLPVDAIPDLSENQVIIFTEWMGRSPQVVEDQVTYPIVTSLQGVAGVKAVRATSMFGMSFVFVIFEDNVDIYFARNRVLERLSTIQSQFPAGVTPTLGPDGTGVGHIFWYTVEGKNYDLGTLRAIQDWYIRFKLAAVEGVAEVASVGGFVKQYQVDIDPIKLRAYDVNVSDVVAAVQKSNSEVGGKLIEVNDAEYFVRGQGYIHTKEELENTVVKIRSDGVPVLIKNIGVVQLGPDIRRGSLEKDGKGEVVGGIVVMRNGGNAKEVIDRVKKKIEEIKIGLPEGVEIKTSYDRSTLIKEAVGTLERALIEAAITVSLMVMIFLLHFRSIVRILIEIPISVLIAFILMYVFNITSNIMSLGGIILAIGVIVDSSIVMVENAYRNIARKLNEKGELTSNEYKEISIQSAKQVGRAIFFSELIILVSFLPVFLLTGQEGKLFKPLAFTKTFAMLGSAIVVISLIPVLMTFLMRGKFKLEHQNPVTKFFNQIYEPVIHWVLKHRKTTIAINLIALLITIPMVLKTGSEFMPPLDEGSILYMPVTLPNVSITEVTKILQIQDKIIKTIPEVEYVLGKAGRAETATDNAPLSMIETIILLKPKNQWRKGITKNDIIQELDQKLQIPGVTNGWTQPIINRINMLSTGVRTDIGLKIFGTNLDTLELLAIQAEQILKQVQGAADVVAERVQNGYYLDISIKRDAASRFGINVQDIQNIIETAIGGENLSVVIDGRMRFPLRVRFLKDFRDEIEDLKNLIIPIPVYKNEMQSMKPSIASSISNNKSMALMRMGETGNMISKISSSEPNSSSSLIESFEGDNIYLPLNMIADVKITTGPPMISSEDGMLRSIVFMNARGRDMGSVVEDAKKLIQQKLKLPEGYSYTFSGQYENKIRAQRTIAIIMPIVFLIIYVLLYLALKDYKEAAVVMLSVPFALIGGMYMIFILGYNFSVAVWVGFIALYGIAVETGVVMVVYLHEALDKRIRSYINGERGEITNQDIYEATIEGSVLRLRPKLMTVFTSMVGLIPVMWSTGTGSDVMKPLTAPMIGGLLTSAIHVLVVTPILFAIMKENALKKGKLQLSKMSDWMKEA; translated from the coding sequence ATGATTGAAAAAATTATAGAATGGAGTTCGCAAAATCGTTTTCTGGTTATTTTATTTTACTTGTTAATAGTTGGATTTGGAATATACTCAGTTGCAAATTTACCTGTCGACGCTATCCCTGATTTATCAGAAAACCAAGTCATTATTTTCACTGAATGGATGGGAAGATCACCGCAAGTTGTTGAGGATCAGGTTACCTATCCAATAGTTACTTCTTTGCAAGGAGTTGCTGGAGTTAAAGCAGTAAGAGCGACCTCGATGTTCGGAATGTCTTTTGTCTTCGTAATCTTTGAAGATAATGTCGATATCTATTTTGCAAGAAATCGAGTTTTAGAAAGACTTTCGACTATTCAATCACAATTTCCTGCCGGCGTTACCCCAACCCTTGGACCAGATGGAACTGGTGTTGGACATATTTTCTGGTATACTGTTGAAGGAAAAAATTACGATTTAGGGACGTTGAGAGCAATTCAAGACTGGTATATAAGATTCAAACTTGCCGCTGTAGAAGGTGTTGCAGAAGTTGCAAGTGTTGGAGGCTTTGTCAAGCAATATCAAGTTGATATTGACCCAATTAAACTAAGAGCTTACGATGTCAATGTATCAGATGTTGTTGCTGCAGTTCAGAAAAGTAATAGTGAAGTTGGTGGAAAATTAATCGAAGTAAACGATGCGGAATATTTTGTCAGAGGGCAAGGTTATATACATACTAAAGAAGAATTAGAAAATACTGTTGTAAAGATTAGAAGCGATGGGGTCCCAGTGCTGATTAAAAATATCGGAGTAGTTCAGTTAGGTCCTGACATTCGTCGTGGTTCGCTTGAAAAAGATGGTAAAGGTGAGGTTGTAGGTGGAATTGTTGTGATGCGAAATGGGGGAAATGCAAAAGAAGTTATTGATAGAGTAAAGAAAAAAATTGAGGAAATTAAAATTGGATTGCCGGAAGGTGTAGAAATAAAAACATCTTATGATAGAAGCACATTGATAAAAGAGGCTGTTGGTACACTTGAACGAGCATTGATTGAGGCGGCAATAACTGTTTCACTGATGGTGATGATTTTTCTACTTCATTTTAGAAGTATTGTAAGAATTTTGATAGAAATTCCTATCTCGGTTTTGATAGCTTTTATTCTAATGTATGTTTTTAACATTACATCAAATATTATGAGTCTTGGCGGAATAATTTTAGCAATTGGTGTGATTGTGGATTCATCAATCGTAATGGTTGAAAATGCTTATCGAAACATTGCGAGAAAATTAAATGAAAAAGGTGAGTTGACATCAAATGAGTACAAGGAAATTTCAATTCAATCAGCAAAGCAGGTAGGCAGGGCAATCTTCTTTTCTGAATTAATAATACTCGTTTCATTTTTACCAGTTTTTCTTCTGACCGGACAGGAAGGCAAGTTATTTAAACCTCTTGCTTTCACAAAAACATTTGCAATGCTCGGTTCAGCAATTGTTGTAATTTCTTTAATTCCTGTTTTAATGACCTTTTTAATGCGAGGGAAGTTTAAGCTTGAGCATCAAAATCCTGTGACAAAATTTTTTAATCAAATCTATGAACCGGTAATTCACTGGGTTTTGAAACACAGAAAAACAACTATTGCGATTAATCTGATTGCGTTGCTGATTACTATTCCAATGGTTTTAAAGACGGGTTCAGAATTTATGCCTCCTCTGGATGAAGGTTCAATCCTTTATATGCCGGTGACTTTACCAAATGTATCAATAACAGAAGTAACAAAAATTCTACAAATTCAGGACAAGATTATTAAAACAATTCCTGAGGTAGAATATGTATTGGGTAAAGCTGGGCGGGCAGAAACTGCAACAGACAATGCACCTTTAAGTATGATCGAGACCATTATTCTCCTCAAACCAAAAAACCAATGGCGTAAAGGAATTACTAAAAATGATATTATTCAGGAACTTGATCAAAAACTTCAAATCCCTGGCGTAACAAATGGATGGACTCAACCAATAATTAATCGAATTAATATGTTAAGCACGGGTGTTAGAACTGACATTGGATTAAAGATTTTTGGAACAAACCTCGATACCCTTGAACTTCTTGCAATTCAGGCAGAGCAAATTCTGAAACAAGTTCAAGGTGCTGCTGATGTTGTAGCTGAAAGAGTTCAGAATGGATATTATCTGGATATTTCAATTAAAAGAGATGCAGCGTCAAGATTTGGAATTAATGTTCAGGATATTCAAAATATAATTGAAACAGCAATCGGCGGTGAAAATCTTAGTGTTGTAATAGACGGAAGAATGCGTTTTCCTTTAAGAGTTAGATTCCTGAAAGATTTTAGAGATGAAATCGAGGATTTGAAAAACTTGATCATTCCTATTCCGGTTTATAAAAATGAAATGCAATCTATGAAACCATCGATTGCATCTTCAATCTCAAATAATAAATCTATGGCGTTGATGAGAATGGGTGAAACAGGAAATATGATAAGTAAGATTTCATCCAGTGAACCAAATTCATCGAGTTCATTAATAGAAAGTTTTGAAGGTGATAATATCTATCTTCCTTTAAATATGATTGCAGATGTAAAGATTACAACAGGACCTCCTATGATCAGCAGCGAAGATGGAATGTTAAGATCGATTGTGTTTATGAATGCGAGGGGGAGAGATATGGGAAGCGTTGTTGAAGATGCAAAAAAATTAATTCAGCAAAAATTAAAATTGCCAGAAGGATATAGTTATACTTTTAGTGGTCAATATGAAAATAAAATCCGTGCACAGAGAACAATTGCCATAATTATGCCAATCGTATTTCTTATAATTTATGTCTTACTTTATCTGGCATTGAAAGATTATAAAGAAGCAGCAGTTGTTATGCTCTCAGTCCCTTTTGCATTAATTGGTGGTATGTATATGATCTTTATTCTTGGTTATAATTTTTCTGTTGCTGTCTGGGTTGGTTTTATAGCTTTGTATGGGATTGCAGTCGAAACTGGTGTTGTGATGGTTGTATATCTTCACGAAGCGCTTGATAAAAGAATTCGAAGTTACATAAATGGTGAGAGAGGTGAGATAACAAATCAGGATATCTATGAGGCAACAATTGAAGGTTCTGTTTTAAGATTGAGACCGAAATTAATGACTGTATTTACGAGTATGGTTGGATTGATTCCTGTGATGTGGTCAACTGGTACAGGCTCTGATGTAATGAAACCTTTAACTGCCCCGATGATCGGAGGATTACTAACATCGGCAATACATGTTTTGGTTGTAACTCCAATTCTTTTTGCAATTATGAAAGAAAATGCATTGAAGAAAGGAAAACTTCAACTCTCAAAAATGTCTGACTGGATGAAGGAGGCTTGA
- a CDS encoding efflux RND transporter periplasmic adaptor subunit — MKIKNIQSLSFNLIILLVVLSSFIFTSCSKEKAEVNHKEQHETKEIYYCPMHPNVVSDKPGVCPICHMDLVKKSNSEEMRDSLINQIMLSNSKIILANVKTIKVEISPLEKEIKAFAILDFAEPNKKKITARFNGRIEKLYVDKVGDYVKKGMPLFQIYSPDLIQAQNEYLIAMNNSSLASNSKSILENSLLKSAKSKLLLLGLTQGQIQNLELTQSIDFSIDFNSPFNGIVLEKKIVEGDYVREGDVLYDIADFSSLWAIGEFYENDIWNLKVGDKVKIKIDSKPDEIFYGVVSYVYPIVDKTKRTVKVRAVINNSNGKLKPNMFGEMSVVKNFGKGIKIPSSAVLFKGEKNIVWIKSGENTFEPREVKLGEKFGDYYQVISGLKVNEEIVVSGSFLLDSESELKSISQSHQHSSMREASMSESKDQNSTASKSKNFKNKDDKPVYVSDKNLKPFNLVCPVQGEEVDPDAPKVLYKGKVYGFCCKGCDEKFMKDPEKYIRNLSKDGKKFLGEAN; from the coding sequence ATGAAAATTAAAAACATCCAATCGCTAAGTTTTAATTTGATTATTCTTTTAGTTGTTTTATCCTCGTTCATTTTTACTTCCTGCTCGAAAGAAAAAGCAGAGGTTAATCATAAAGAACAACATGAGACAAAAGAGATTTATTACTGCCCTATGCATCCAAACGTTGTTTCTGATAAGCCTGGTGTTTGTCCAATTTGTCATATGGATCTTGTGAAAAAATCAAACTCTGAAGAAATGAGGGATAGTTTAATTAATCAGATTATGCTTTCGAATTCGAAGATCATTCTTGCTAATGTAAAAACGATCAAAGTGGAAATTTCTCCGCTCGAAAAAGAAATCAAAGCTTTCGCAATTCTTGATTTTGCTGAACCAAATAAAAAGAAAATCACAGCTCGCTTTAATGGAAGAATTGAAAAATTATATGTGGATAAAGTCGGAGATTATGTAAAAAAAGGAATGCCATTGTTTCAGATTTACAGCCCCGATTTAATTCAGGCACAAAATGAATATTTGATTGCAATGAATAATTCTTCGCTTGCAAGTAATTCAAAATCAATTTTAGAAAATTCATTATTGAAATCAGCAAAGAGTAAATTATTACTTCTTGGATTAACACAAGGACAGATTCAAAATCTGGAGTTGACGCAATCAATTGATTTTAGTATCGATTTTAATTCCCCATTTAATGGAATTGTTTTGGAGAAAAAAATTGTAGAAGGTGATTATGTAAGAGAAGGAGATGTATTATATGATATTGCTGATTTTTCAAGTTTGTGGGCAATTGGTGAATTCTATGAAAATGATATCTGGAATTTGAAGGTTGGTGATAAAGTTAAAATAAAAATCGATTCAAAACCTGACGAGATTTTTTATGGGGTTGTTTCTTATGTTTATCCGATTGTTGACAAAACAAAACGAACCGTTAAAGTTCGAGCTGTCATTAATAACTCAAATGGCAAGTTGAAACCAAATATGTTTGGTGAAATGTCAGTTGTTAAGAATTTTGGTAAAGGAATAAAAATTCCATCAAGTGCAGTTCTATTTAAAGGTGAAAAAAATATTGTCTGGATTAAATCTGGTGAAAATACTTTTGAACCCCGAGAAGTAAAACTTGGAGAAAAATTTGGTGATTACTATCAGGTTATTTCTGGATTAAAAGTGAATGAAGAAATAGTTGTATCTGGTTCGTTCCTTTTGGATTCTGAAAGTGAATTAAAATCAATTTCACAGTCTCATCAACACTCGAGTATGCGTGAAGCATCAATGAGCGAAAGTAAAGATCAAAATTCAACAGCATCAAAGTCTAAAAATTTTAAGAATAAAGATGATAAACCTGTTTATGTTTCCGATAAAAATCTTAAACCATTCAATTTAGTTTGTCCTGTTCAGGGAGAAGAAGTTGATCCTGATGCACCAAAGGTTTTATACAAAGGGAAGGTTTACGGATTTTGCTGCAAAGGATGTGATGAGAAATTTATGAAAGATCCTGAGAAGTATATTAGAAATTTGAGTAAAGATGGAAAAAAATTTTTAGGTGAAGCAAACTGA